The DNA window CAACACATACAACACACTACTTATTCAATTCTCTTCTGCAAGAAAACTCTTGCCTGTGACCAGTTTATGCAAATAAGGAGACAAGACAGTGAAGTGACCTAAAACATGCTCTTACAACTTGAATAAATTTAGTATAAAAATGCTAGTTACTGTAGTATTGTCTTGTAGTGTTATAAATGGTAACATCAAACTGACAGAATAAGGAATATAACACAAATTGCTCAACAATTACTTGAATACAGTTAACATTCAGTGCGTAGGTCTCACAAATTTGGGCATTAGTGAGGATTAGAACTAGTTTCTGGAGCTCACCAGGAAGGATCAGAAACCCAGAAGGGGTTCAGAATGTGAGTGTGGGGAAGTTGGGCAGGAGTTCCAAAGGGGGAAAGCAACAGGGCAGAAGGAACACGTTCCACTCTTGTAGGTGACAGTCAATTGTATTAAAGACAATGTGAGCCACAACCAGACTTGTGAAAGCCATACAAGTTAACCATTACTTAAGGAAACGTTAAAGAAATTGAACGGTTTCTATGGTGCATCAAAAACTGTCTTTAAAAACTCATCTGCTGCAGCAATTTCAAATAACCTAGcaaacattaatttttttaatttggaaattgTAAGAGTCAAATGCTGCCAAGAGGCAGTCAGATTACACAGGAACAAAACCTATTCTCAGGCTGAAATTGCCTAGGTATCAAATGCTTTCGCAAGAAAAAGGCAAAAGGGCAGTCCGCTcaaacagtaattttaaaattatttaaggaTAGTAAAGTTCtcattttctaaataaaagtaCAGTTTTATCTTCAATACTGTTGATATGGTAACGGTAGTTATTAAACATGTTAAGTTACATTGAAAAATCCCTCAAAATTCGCAATGAATGCCATGATTTTAGAATACATGGTGCAACACACCAAACTTTACAATattatgcctttttaaaaaagaggctgATGAAAAGGAAATCTTTCAAACTGACATTTTTGCAAAATCTACAACTTCAATTTCTCATTCCTTTTTTCTATTTACCAACTCAAATCTGTATTTCTTCTTTGCAGGGCTCTACATTAATATTTACTCTTCTGGTGTAACTTTCATGGTATAACatgtgaaaacaaaaatgttaagtaTATCACTATATCCTTCCTTTTATGGAAAATTATTATTCAGGGTTCTATAAATACAGCTAATTTTATGCCTCCAGCTCTGACTAATATTCTTATAATTAATACTGTAGGCCTAATAACTAAACGGATTTAAAGTGTTATGATAAAATTTCTGGATTTCAAGTAAGTAGCATTCAATACATTTCCCCAGAAAAGGCAACAGCATCACCCAACAGATGTGTTCATATAAGCTACATGTAgttccattattaaatattaccGTCAAAAAAATAGTGCATGGAATTTGGAAAAAAGGGAAATGGCTGAAGGATAAAGGGAAAAAAGTTGCATCCACATCGATCTTAAatatcccttccccccaacctcTTCAAAAACACCACAGCCAATAAGTATGAATATTAATATAGAGCCCATCTACCAAAAGATTATAAAAAtcctaaattaaattaaatttagggGCCTTCACCAAACTTGCTGCAAGTTTGGGGACATAGATATCCAACAGCCATAAAGCTGTGAAAGCCCCcagaatgaataaaataaatcccACTTGCCTCAGACTGAACAGGGCAACACTGAGACTCTGCCTCAGCCTGTCCTATGGCAGGGCTATAGGAAgaagaaaaatttaaattttagaaaaacataacCCAATTAAGTGAAAGACATGCATTCAAAATTAACAAAATTCCAGTGATCAAGCAAACAAAAGAAGTTACTGCCTTAGCATTTGTTTGTTAATTCCAAACTAAACCTTTTATACTTTCTGACTATTTTTGAGTTGTACGAAGTTCTGACTTTAGATTACTTCATTTGTAGCTTGATGACTGGAACACAACTCTGTTGTCTATGGGTATTTTTCCCATAACTGATGGCATTTATTGTACTAGTTCACAAAAAGTAATGTTACGTGAAAATCCCATCAGCCACTGAAAAGTTTACCCTCACCTTAGTGTCTTCTGTAGTAGCTAGACCAGTACAATTATTAAGATATTTAGTACcagacaaaaaaaatttaaaatagttttagaaATTGCAACACCAGCTGACAGGCTAGTTTGTTACAGTTTCAACTTCTGTCATCAGAAGTCATTATATTGCCCTTCTCACTGTGTAAACTAAACAAgtcttgctttttttctttttgtcttgtgtTCAGAATTCTTTGGTTTCTGCAAAATAATTTCAGATTATATGCTGTACTTTATCCATTAGTTCACAGAAAAAATGGATTACCATTGACTTGAGTGCACTACACAGGTAATTTGCTCTGCAGCTCCATACACTCGAAATGAGTGCATGCACCATGCAAACCACAGAAGCAGTTGAATACTTTCTAGAAGCTTGTGTCCTCCTGTGCATGCACAGAGCAAGGgttaattattcattttaattatcaGATATGCATCCCATCCTCAAACTTATTACCAGTATCTTGAATCTATGATCTGAAATAGAGGAGCAATGATTTGCAAAAAGAGTAAAAGCTAGTCATGAGGAAAGTCTTACTAATCATTCACCAAAGGAAAGAGTTAGTTCACTCACAGATTAGAGACCACAGAAACCAGTTAACTTtgtaaaatctaatttaaaagGTAACCTCTGTGCTGAAGGGTGGTTtaacaactcaagaaagagatgatATCAAGACTCCTGGTTTATAATTTTGGCTCTTTCAATGATTTGCTgaatgatcttgggcaaatcacttatttTCTGTCTCTAAAATGGTTAGAATATGTCTACCTCACAGGAGTACCATGaggctattttaaaaatgatttagatCTTCTAACGAAAAATGCTTAATCTTTTGCACAAGCATTGACTTTCCTCATCTGTTTCTAAACATTTGCCTAAAAATTATTCACTAAGATGTTTTTAGTGCCTACACCAACATTTGGTTATGTAGTTTGCAAGTCAGtcaaccaatcttatttaatcataAATTCTCATTTCACTATGAGATATGGCATGCTAATCTTAGGGGAGGGGATTTAAATGGTTAATCCATATAAAAATTACTTTATCTGAAAGCAGCTTGTCTCCTCAGGAAACTCTACTGCAAGTCTGACACTCTGGACATAAATGAAACGGGAGGCCAGTAAGAGACAGCAAATTCTGTAAGAACATTCCCACTGAAAAAGAAGTGACAGCAACTCAAGGTAGCTGCATTACAGGTCTCCTAGTAGAGGAAACAAAACAGGGAGTGTCTACCTGAGAAATACCAAGAACAGATAACTAAACTTTGCCAAGTATATTTGTAAGAGATTTCATCCATTCAGGTCCTGTTAGGAACAAAATAAAGAGATCTAAATGTTTCCAACCTCTAAGTAGCCAAAATAATATTTGTGAGCTATAAAATGATGCTATCACCTAACCAGCCAAACAGTAACTATTTAAGAAATGAGAACTATTTTGGACTAAAGGACAAATAACAACAATTAGTAGAGCAGATCAAGTGAGCAATGCATGCATTAAGGTtcttgggtttggggtttttttttttgactacTCGTCCTTGAAAAGGGGGGGTGGAATGATGTAGAGCagaaaataaaggtttttttaaaaatggattacaGAACTacagcagggggaaggaggagagataTCCTTAGAGCATCATAAGAGCTTGAGAAAAAGCTGGAAGTTCCACAGTTTTTACAGGCTCAATACAAATATCAACCTATTGACATGAATGTTTTTAGGTGAggtataaaaaaaaagtcaaacgtGTTAGGATAGCtttaatgtttgggtttttttgaatgATTAGAGGGATTAGAAGAAAGGAATACAGAAGACAACCAGCTTCCATCTGGAATACAACAATGGACATATTAAATTATGATTGCAGAGAAATGGAAaagtgtggagggagggagggagggagggagggagggagagaaaaaaagataacTGAAAACTCAAGGCCAGTTCATAATGCATTTCCAAGCAAATTACTGAATGACTCTGCTTATTTATTCTACATGTTAGCTGACAGAATGGCCAGCAGGTAAACGGCGTCTAGTGCCTAGAAAAATGCTTCTTTATGACATCTGGAGAGCTATGGATCTTGCTTAAGATTAATACAAGTTTCTGGAGATTTGCCAGATAAATTTCTAAGTTGTTAAACCAAGGCCATATAACTAGAAATTAAGATGCCAAAGAACCTGAGACACTATATAATGAGTTCCATGGGGCCACATACTCTACTGGAAGACAGCACAATGTTCTGGatatctttaattttaaaatttgcagACTGAAAAGATGGGGCACGAAAGAAAAGCAATGTGAAGTTCCTGGTACAAACCATAGCTGTAAAAAACCAAAGAACTCTCTTCCAAAAATAAGAATAAGTCACAATGCTTagtgttagaaaaaaaaaacaggaaaacctACTACACTGATGACCAAACTAGGGTAAAGGCTGCCAGCCTATGCGATGGAAAAACAAGGGAAAAGAGTATCACCACAACACAAGTGGCACAGATAAGATACAACTTATGGCTGGAACTTGTATTTAAAAGTCGATCTGCAAAGGAAAGCAACATTTGCCATTTTCTGCTTCTTGATGTTTAAAAGACCTGGAAGCCCCCCCATCACAAAAAGTGTTCTCCCCATGTTTGtatttttccattagaaatttaGCTCAACACTGGAAGACTAGTCAACTAAAGAAGTAAGATATACGTCGTATCAAGGAAATTAATCTGAGTAAGAAGGTAAGAGACAAATTCAGATTCAAAATTCTGATTTGTTAACTAAGTAATTAAGACACTTGGGAGAAGAGTCTCAAAGGTTCAACACCCAGGCACTTAATGGGCTGAGAAAACTTTCAATCCACAAGTCATCTTGTGtccaacaaccaccaccacccagagaCAATCAGATTTGTAATTCCTTATATTTATGgtaaaagcagaaaacaaaatccCATTCTTTGCACATCAGAGAGGCAAAACATGGGCCACAGGcctatttttcctttttgcagGTCACTTTCAATACAGTAGCAATAAAATCACTgagtgtgtgtcatgcacctaAGCTTCTAGAAGTTTTCTCCTGAATGGCTCCTGAGGTTCATGCATTGATGCAGTCACACATCCAAGAAAGTTATCTGAAGAAAGAACTAACAGGATGCATCTGGCACTAGGATTTACATCAGCCAGGGGTCACAATTACATCTTGCTAACATGTGAAAGTGCCAATGTCATCTAAGATTTATTGTGGACAAGAAGAAAGGCCTATTAAAGAAACCTGTaccattttaaacaaattatAAACGATAGATGAGATGTACCCTGTAACTTCATTCCtattaatcatttttttaaaagttagttaATAAGTGTACAGGTCTATGTCTACTTGCTTAGGAGACTACAACATGCAGCTAAGTGACaaagttcaaacaagaattagagTATATCAAAAGAGCAGCAGTAAATATGCGTTTATTACACCAATAACTACTGTGGCATGCATCTGTACAAACCTTGCAGGCAGTTGTCCACAGCTGGTCATGAATAAAAAGGCATATaaatttttgtcttgttttattacaatgaAGTTTATAACAGTACAGAAAAGTCACACGACCTTATTGGGTCAGTTTACTTAAACCCTGCAACAGGAGGAAcgctaaatacattaaatattgttACATGTTCAGACTTTTAAATGTACAGGTAGTTGGGAATAGTTACAGCCCTCACCAAGCTAAGTTGGGGACATGAAGTCCAACAGCACCTGAAGTGCTGTGAAGGCATCACTTTACAAATAGCAACATAATGTTACAGAACTTGCCTTTAAGATGGTATGTTCATGTAATTCCAGCGCCTTCACAATTTAACGAACCATATTTACTATACTTCACTTCTAAAAACCTAGATGAAACATGAAAAAGAAGCCATACAGTATAAATTGCAACATCAGGAAAAGTTCCTGTTTTATTATTCCAAATAAATTTTTCCCATGTAAAATAAGAATGTCCAATAGTTCCTTGCATGTGggaagatatttttttttaaaagtcacaatGAAGCCTTAACTGACGGAAGCTTGGCTATATTAACAGCACAAGATGAGAAAAGGTTTAATCTCCAAACCTATTAGACTGTGTGTAGTAGCATCAGTAGCGGCCACCTTGCGACATTACAGGAGGTCTCATTCCCATTGGAGGTCGAGGAGGTCCACCTTGGTAAGGGGGCACCATTGGAGGTCCCTGACCATATGGAGGCATCCCTCCAGGAAGGTATCCTGGCATGCCTTGGTGATGAGCACCATACTGACCtatgaacaaaacatttttaagatGAAAGTAAAAGTATCTactagttttcttttttaaaaatgttattttaaaataaagctatttTAGTGGATTCAAAAGGTTAGAGACAAAGTTAAACATTAAGTTATATTTCTGTAAAAACCCATCCATTTCAAATTAACTGCTGCTTCTAGATTTAAAAAGCTTTCAGTGAACTCAAATGTATTAGGAAAAAGTGTGATTACCATGAGGAGGCATAGGAGGTCTCATTCCCTGTTGCTGTGGAGGAATTCCAGGTTGTGGTGGCATCATACCTCCAAGCGATCCAACTGATGGATTGCCCATGGATACCTGTCCTTGTCGAGGGAGATTACGTTGATATTTGGGCAACTGTGCCCTTCTCTCTTCCTAAAAATACAGCACACATACATGTTTTAACACTCCAGAAAGAGAAAGGTAgttgaaatattaatttaaatattggTGCAGAATGTCCAGGTACATAAGCCAGAATTTATAAAACTGAAATTGTTACTAAAGGTAGCTTCAAAAATAGAACTAAATTTGCTATTATAAAATTCTCAAGTATATTACCAATAGTATCTCTCTTTCCCAGGAAAGCTACCACATAGTGCAAGTTCAACTATTTCAAACTGCTATACTAATACTGTCAACTCTAATATTTTGCACATAAGGAGCCAATCCTCTCAGGGCTGAAAAAGATGAGACTCAATCTCTTCTTAATACTAAAATTATatgtaaaaaaaatctcaaatgaacTGGGAATCTAAAGGACAAATCTAAGTCTAACCTGAATTCTAACCTTGCTTAGGAAAGCAGGATGCACTTTGTCTTGAGATTTTTCAGTTCTGAACTTGGAGAAGAGCATCCATATAATTGTTTTTCATATCTGTCAGGAGCACTTCACAATTGCTCAGTCTCACTCGCACCAGGCTGCCTAGCTATGTGTCTGTATAACAGTTAGAACTGTGCCAGATACATCAGCCTGCAGAAGTGAGAGCCAATTAAGGCAGAGCCACACTCAGGAGGGGTTATTCTTAGAGTCAATGCAACAGTTTCACCATTTATAAAGGTATGGTTAAGCAGTCTTAACTCTATATTACGTTATTCACCACCTTGAAACTGAAGATATATCCCCTCACATGAATTTCTGATAAATTAATTCAACATATTTTATACTCCTGCCAGCATTAAAGTCATCCTGGGATAGAGAAAAGTATCCTGTTAACCACATAACAATTGCAATGGAAACGTGAGTTGCATTGATCAACTTAAGAAAAACGGTTTTAACTTACCAGTGATATATCCTCATCTGGATGGATCAACTTACTGGTTGCACTGGTTGTTGTAAGGGTAGCAGGCTTACTTGTTATAGACGTAGCTGGTTTAGCTGCAGTACTGTTTGTTGTGCTAGTGGTTGAAGCTGTAGACTGTGTATAAGCAGGGAATGTAGGTTTGGGGGGCTCTGTGGTTGTTGCAGGTGTATTATTCAAAGGTTTGAAATCAGTACCCACTGGTCCTGGAACAGCTGCCTGAGCCTgtgaaataaaaaattaatcagtagaaatacttactttttaaaataagactcATTTACCTGTTTGATATCTGAAACTTTCCAGTAAGATACACAATTAAAATAAGCTAGTCCAAAGTAATGTTCAGCCTCATCACATAATActaaagcaactgaaaacaaagacaaaataaaaccTAGTGCACACACTGTAAGAGTCTAGATGTTGCAGGTCAAAAGCAATAGCTAAAACAAAGgtacaaaataaaaattgcataTATATTCTGCTGACTTTCTTGCATAATTTCACCCAAAACATTCCATTTAATATATAAATCCTTTACGGACCACTCTGCTTTAGTAAAGACAAGCTATGCTGAAGTGAATTTCTATTTCTGTTATTACAATTAGTGTACTTTAGCAATCATTAGTGAATACAACTCCAAGTGTTAGCATTCATTAATGAAATTagatgttttgaaaatcttggctttaaCTAAACCTTTCAGTATAAGATGTCTAACATGTCagactttaaaaatttaaattaattttgaagCAGTCTCTCCATAACAAAAACACTGCAATAGTCTTGCAAAGGTCTTTTAAATATCTGTCTACAGCTCTTCCTGAAATTTTAGTCTCATTAATGATTAAAGTGAAAACAAATTTGAGGTCCACTGTGAAACACAAGAGGCTGGAGTCAATCCTGTCTGTGCTTAAATTAAATTAGAGACAAGACAACTTTGCTTTAAAAGTAAAATACTACAAAAATGAGTTTCACTCGAGGGAATGCTTTGGCAGTAGCCAGCATACATTTTCAAGTCTCCATTCAACCTTCTAACTGAAGCCAAATGTTTCAATTTTAGAACATAATGCAAATTAGAGTTTCCCTATATTAAGATTAAACAGCATGAACTAAAAAGGTTTCACCATGCATCAAGCTAACCACTGCCCACTAAAATGCATTTTGCTGCTTTCATGCTTTTTTAACCCTTCAGAACCAGGATGTAGTATTTCTCATTTCTTCCCATTATCCAAGAGAAATTGAACACTTCGAAATGTGTATTCCTACAAGATGTAATATACAATTAAGGATTTTGTAGTTTTACCAGCTAAACATAATCAGGAATATAACAGCAATTATCTGAAGATGTTTAGGCAGACAATTTCAGATTTATATAACGGTCCAAAGGGTTAAGTTGCAAagcaattccttttttaaaactgCAACTTCCTGCGTACTTGTGCTGTGCTAGGAAACAGAGCTTTAGAAGATGCTGACAGATTTTCTGAATTGGATGAAGCTGTACTTGAACTTGTGACAGGTGTCCCCATCTGTAgcataaaagaaaggaaacagtgAACAGTCTCCAAACAATTGGGTGGAAAATATCCATATGGAAGGATCTCTTATCCAAGGGACTGAATTTTTGTAAATGATTATCTTCCATGCAGAAGTCCAAAATGCAAAAAGGACATTATGAAAGTTTCTGCAACATACTTGAAAGCAAGTAAAGAATTAAGGATGTATTCATTTACAACAAATGGCAATGGtcacaagccttaaaaaaaaaaaaaaaaaaatcaagaggccACAAGTTGAAATCCTGCTTAAAACAAACCATGACAAGACTTGTGCATTGTGAACTTTAGTGAAAGTTTTGAGAAGCCAAATCTCCATCTGCTGACAGGAAAAAAGTTCAGCCAACCATTCCCCTCCATAAGGGAAGTAATGTCAGAGTGCTTTGTCCATCCCCCACTGTCCCACATCCGCTGATAGAAGTTATACCTAGTTCCTGGGCTGCTATAAGACACTGAAGACAGGGGaaataaaaagtgaataaaaatccttttaaaaaatcagcagcCTAGTGTTAAACTGCATTACAATAAAGAGTCAAAACAGGTGAGAAGTTTTATCAATTACTTTTGTAGTATCTTCAATGAGAAGTACTAACAGTCACAATGATTTAATTTTATAGTCCATTGTAAGGGACAAGACTAGATAGTTAAGATTCCAGAGTCTCTGAAGGTCACCTTACCTGTCCTGCACTGGGGAAAAGTGGTTTTGTAACTGGAGGCTGTGGGGAGGGTGCTGCTACAGCAGGAGCTGGAGGTCTATTAAGAATGCCTGGTGCTGTCACAGGCTGTGCTTGTGTCATGGGAGGCATACCAGGACGAGGACCAACAGGTGGTGGCATACCTATGAAAATAGGAAAGAATCTGTAATAAAAACTCAAGCACAGGTGAACAGAAATATTCCTTCTGAGTACACTATTccagaatgttttaaaaacaatatgtGCAGTCTTGACACAGATAAGCCTGTAATGTCAATGTACATTTTATCAGCTTGTAGAGACAGCTGTTTTAGATAGTCACAAATTAAACACATATGCATGTATAATATAAATTAACACACTCACTTATAAGAAAGACTGAAGTTTTGTCACCTCCACCTTACAATTACAGATTCAATTTTGAGACACAGGGAAAGGACAGACAGGAGCTTAGGtactcctccacccccccaacacagTTGTACAAGTTCTTTCCTTTTAACTCCACATGCAACTCAGAGAACCTGTGTAAGATTCACTAACTAAACCTAAGCTGCCAACTGCGTGATAAGGCTGCTACAAAGCCTGGACAAACTGTTTGTCATTAGTGGAGAATGAACTTTATGGGGCTGGTAGCAAAGTGTAAACTCAGATCAGGCTGTGACTGATTGCTCTGCAGAGGACATGGAAATGGCGCCCTCAGACAGCCAATATTGCAGACTATTAAAAGACCAGGTAAGGCAACCAGAAACATAATTCTTCTGACGGTAGACATATTATACGTAAAAGACCTTTAAATTAAGCAACTTAACTCACTTGCAATActtagtaatttaaaaaaaaaaaaagatttaaccaAACTACTTTTGGACATGTGATTGCCATGGAAGGTTCTCCTAAAACGGTTAGTACAGTTAACAGATGCCCACAATactggttacaagcaaaacaagaGAAAAGCTATGAAGCAATTTTTATAATCTTATAGTTATGATTTAAAGCAAAGCAACGCTTCAACACAAAGAAACACATTAAAATACTCGATCACCTAAACAAAAAGTCTGGAGAAAATTTGTTGTGTAAAATATAAAGCTTCCTGAAATAAGACAAAAGGGCTCCCCCAAACATAGTGTAATACAGTCAATTCTGGACAggaataaacttattttatacCATCTACCTAATGGGTGTGAATCTTCCAGCCTACTCAGTTGAGTTTAGGATCGCAGGTGAGTTTAAGACTGCACCAATTTCAGCCAGCTGTCAGTAACAGCAGTCAAAACAGCGATTTTCTCTTTTCTAGGATCCTGAAGTACCAGTCAGCTGCTTTTCACAGCTGTTTCAGCGTTTAAAAGCTTGAGAGAAAGGATaatgaaagaggaaaaacaactCTCCACATTTTCCCTCTCCAACAAATAAAAGTGtactatttaaaaatgttagtTTGCCACCAAATTCTACCCTTTATCTTTGTGGAAAGCCACTACTGAATTATAGAAATCTAGTATGAAGTATGGGTAGCATACAGCCCGACTTTTAATCATATGAACCCAAGAACCCCAAGTTAAATAAAAGATATAATTTAGCTCACCACAGTATGAGTTCGACATCACTGACCTACCTGGTGGCATACCAGGCATAAGAGGTGGTATTCCTGGCCCAGGAGGCATCATTCCACCCATTGGCATCAtcctattaaaatataaaatagagaCTAATATGAACACTAATGATCTCCTATTGAGACTATTGGCACACACTAATATTAAGCTAAAGGTGTTGCAAGTAACCTAGTTATTTCCACCAACAGAGGAATTCAAGTCATCTTGACTCAGTAGACAAACCAGTCCCCAATAAAAGAGGTTCCACTGTCAACAGGAAGAGAAACAGTTTTCATGTGGGACTCAATTCCTTAAGGTGACATCAATCAGATTTAATATCAGACTGCCAGGCCTAGTCTCTCCATTAAAAAGGTACTCCAGCATGTCCTTTTCAATTAATTGGCTCAGTTTCAGTGTAAGTGGCCTACTAATAAATTGTATACCAAGTGTAATGCTAAGCTAATTAGTACCCCACTAACAAAATGCCCAAGGAAATTTGTTTAAATCATGCTGTTACACTACCCCTCATTTTTTAAAGACTCCAGGATAACATAAATAACAGTCTAACCTTGAACAATGTGTAAAGAGACAGAGTCAACTTGAAATCAAGTTAGTTATACAAAATATTAATCAGAAGTTTCAGGTACTACATACGTCTGAGGTCTCAGGCCAATTTTTGTGAATACACAACCACatcttcctattttaaaaaaaagtttctgcttCCAATGTTGTCTGACAGACAACCAAACAGGTAAAGATGACTACATAAAGTTCCGTCAAATGTACTGAAGAAGGAAACATCAGAAAATCAGTTTCCAGTAATTCTCGCTATGCTTTGAACAGCAGAATTTGATTGTGCCCATCTAAGGTCATGGCTTTTTCTCTGTTCTAAGAATAAATTCCTCTCACCTACTGGATATGGTTGAAATTTCCTCCAATATGGAACACTGGTATCCCAATGGTCCCTCCTACCATCTGTAGCTGCTAAACTCCATTAAAATAAGCTAAAAAGACATTAAATACTgtcctaatattacttttcaaGGTAAGCAATTTAGTTACCACAGGATTTTATTAAATGGGAGGCAAGGTTTCCACAAGATAACATATGAAGAATGAGGATTCTTAAGCTAGAAACACCTGCAACCAGGCTAGGGAAAGTAGTGAAGGCACCCCACAGTATCAAAAGATTCTCTCAGGAACTCTTGGATGAGGGAGGCCCTCCTACTGTTACCATGAAGATGCACTTACAAGAAACAGCAGAGATATTATGTAATGAAATGGACATTTGTTTCTTAGAATCTGAAAAGAACAGGGCTAAAGTACAGTAAGTTAGAACATATTATTTCATTGGCCAAGGCTAGTCTTACTTATCCTGATgttcccttattttaaaaaaaagaacgaGTGGAAATCTGTTTTAGGTTAAGTTAGGCTTTAAACTGGTAACAATGTAAAGTCATAACTACAATCTATAAGATTGTAATTGGTTTGATAGACTAGTGCAGTTTTTTGGCAAATTATGTTCCTTACTATATGGCATAGCATCCATCCAGATTAAAATTTGACAAAGAGCTTTAAGTGCCACTCAGACTAAAAACCAGGGAAAATTGGCAAAGCTATACATTTCAAAACCAAACAGAAAAACACCCACGTAGAATGTAACTGCAATAATCAGACTGATCACCACAGTTTaattttttctaattaaaaaattGTACATGACATTAAGCAGGTTGCTTAAGCTATATATCAATGAATCCtcactgaaatgttttcattaaaaaaaaaaaaaaaataaccacccaCTACTCACAGGGATTGACCAAATGAGGCTGA is part of the Eretmochelys imbricata isolate rEreImb1 chromosome 14, rEreImb1.hap1, whole genome shotgun sequence genome and encodes:
- the ZNF207 gene encoding BUB3-interacting and GLEBS motif-containing protein ZNF207 isoform X1 translates to MGRKKKKQLKPWCWYCNRDFDDEKILIQHQKAKHFKCHICHKKLYTGPGLAIHCMQVHKETIDAVPNAIPGRTDIELEIYGMEGIPEKDMDERRRLLEQKTQAESQKKKQQDDSDEYDDDESTASTSFQPQPVQPQQGYMPPMAQPGLPPVPGAPGIPPGIPPLMAGVPPMMPGMPPVMPGMPPGLHQQRKYMQSFCGENMMMPMGGMMPPGPGIPPLMPGMPPGRSVMSNSYCGMPPPVGPRPGMPPMTQAQPVTAPGILNRPPAPAVAAPSPQPPVTKPLFPSAGQMGTPVTSSSTASSNSENLSASSKALFPSTAQAQAAVPGPVGTDFKPLNNTPATTTEPPKPTFPAYTQSTASTTSTTNSTAAKPATSITSKPATLTTTSATSKLIHPDEDISLEERRAQLPKYQRNLPRQGQVSMGNPSVGSLGGMMPPQPGIPPQQQGMRPPMPPHGQYGAHHQGMPGYLPGGMPPYGQGPPMVPPYQGGPPRPPMGMRPPVMSQGGRY
- the ZNF207 gene encoding BUB3-interacting and GLEBS motif-containing protein ZNF207 isoform X4; its protein translation is MGRKKKKQLKPWCWYCNRDFDDEKILIQHQKAKHFKCHICHKKLYTGPGLAIHCMQVHKETIDAVPNAIPGRTDIELEIYGMEGIPEKDMDERRRLLEQKTQAESQKKKQQDDSDEYDDDESTASTSFQPQPVQPQQGYMPPMAQPGLPPVPGAPGIPPGIPPLMAGVPPMMPGMPPVMPGMPPGMMPMGGMMPPGPGIPPLMPGMPPGMPPPVGPRPGMPPMTQAQPVTAPGILNRPPAPAVAAPSPQPPVTKPLFPSAGQMGTPVTSSSTASSNSENLSASSKALFPSTAQAQAAVPGPVGTDFKPLNNTPATTTEPPKPTFPAYTQSTASTTSTTNSTAAKPATSITSKPATLTTTSATSKLIHPDEDISLEERRAQLPKYQRNLPRQGQVSMGNPSVGSLGGMMPPQPGIPPQQQGMRPPMPPHGQYGAHHQGMPGYLPGGMPPYGQGPPMVPPYQGGPPRPPMGMRPPVMSQGGRY
- the ZNF207 gene encoding BUB3-interacting and GLEBS motif-containing protein ZNF207 isoform X3, which encodes MGRKKKKQLKPWCWYCNRDFDDEKILIQHQKAKHFKCHICHKKLYTGPGLAIHCMQVHKETIDAVPNAIPGRTDIELEIYGMEGIPEKDMDERRRLLEQKTQAESQKKKQQDDSDEYDDDESTASTSFQPQPVQPQQGYMPPMAQPGLPPVPGAPGIPPGIPPLMAGVPPMMPGMPPVMPGMPPGMMPMGGMMPPGPGIPPLMPGMPPGRSVMSNSYCGMPPPVGPRPGMPPMTQAQPVTAPGILNRPPAPAVAAPSPQPPVTKPLFPSAGQMGTPVTSSSTASSNSENLSASSKALFPSTAQAQAAVPGPVGTDFKPLNNTPATTTEPPKPTFPAYTQSTASTTSTTNSTAAKPATSITSKPATLTTTSATSKLIHPDEDISLEERRAQLPKYQRNLPRQGQVSMGNPSVGSLGGMMPPQPGIPPQQQGMRPPMPPHGQYGAHHQGMPGYLPGGMPPYGQGPPMVPPYQGGPPRPPMGMRPPVMSQGGRY
- the ZNF207 gene encoding BUB3-interacting and GLEBS motif-containing protein ZNF207 isoform X8 codes for the protein MGRKKKKQLKPWCWYCNRDFDDEKILIQHQKAKHFKCHICHKKLYTGPGLAIHCMQVHKETIDAVPNAIPGRTDIELEIYGMEGIPEKDMDERRRLLEQKTQAESQKKKQQDDSDEYDDDESTASTSFQPQPVQPQQGYMPPMAQPGLPPVPGAPGIPPGIPPLMAGVPPMMPGMPPVMPGMPPGMMPMGGMMPPGPGIPPLMPGMPPGMPPPVGPRPGMPPMTQAQPVTAPGILNRPPAPAVAAPSPQPPVTKPLFPSAGQAQAAVPGPVGTDFKPLNNTPATTTEPPKPTFPAYTQSTASTTSTTNSTAAKPATSITSKPATLTTTSATSKLIHPDEDISLEERRAQLPKYQRNLPRQGQVSMGNPSVGSLGGMMPPQPGIPPQQQGMRPPMPPHGQYGAHHQGMPGYLPGGMPPYGQGPPMVPPYQGGPPRPPMGMRPPVMSQGGRY